The DNA sequence GAACAGTCTGTTTCTGTGCAGTCTACAATGCAGAACCCCGGCTTCTTATTGGACACAGCTGTGTCAAGTGGAAGCGACGTGTCACAGGTTGTTGAGGAAATGGtgctgtcctcttctttctctctgtccggAAAGACTCCAGCATGATTGAGGCGGCCCATTTTCCCTCCACAGGCTTTCTGATCCACTCCTCTTCCCAAAACTTTATTGTCCAGCGACTCTAGACCTACGGGGAATGATTGTCTCTCCCCGTCCAAGTCAGTCACCACAACATCCCCCTGGTTGACAAAGTGCATGTGATTACTGTTATTGTTTGGGCTCAGCAGCTCGAAAGCTTGAGGACTTGGGACTAAAGTGTGTCTCTCTATGCTAACATTCATCGTGCTGGTTGTGTTTGGAAGATTCTCAGACTTCTGAAAGACAAAGAAGGACGTGTGCAGCGCACTGGCCTCCGACAGTGATAAGTAACtggcgttgttgttgttgtatgGATCATCGTTTATTCCAGAGGAAGAAAACTTGGCCAGTGGGCTGATGGGTTCCGTTTCTGCATGTGGAGACGTAAGTTGCCTGTTATAGCCCAGCTCACGGTTGTCGTCCTGGGCTGAGATCCAGGACATCGTATTCCTCTGAACGGTGCGGCCTGACCGAGGCAGACTGTTAAACTTGGAACAGTTGGCGGGATTCTCAGCTCGTCCAAACAGCTCCAGGTACCCTTGGAGTTCTCTGTCCGCTACAGAGTTCATTGTGTGACGATGGCGGCGGGCACTGGCGGAGCGTCCCAGTGGGCGTTTAGGACTCTGGGACCTCTGCTGGAGGAAGTCCAGGAGACATTCCTTGGTGAGCATCTCCACGTCGTTCTCGCTGCTGCTCCGGCCGAAGACGCCGCTCTGATCCACACCGGACCAGGCAAAGCGTTTTTCCTCCAGTTCTCGCAGACGCCGCTGTCTTGCTGCTTCCTTCAGCTCACGTTCCATGTTGTCCTAAGAGAAAGGGAGATGGAGACATTGACGTTCATCTTTATTGAAAGAATCAGCGCTCCACTATCATAGTAACCAACCTTGAcagcttttttaaattttatgcAGAAGTCTTGAAAGATGCGGAAGCATTCGTCCAGCTTAAACGTATCCTTGTCCTCGCAGAAGAAATCGATGAGAGCATTTCCCTCTTTACGTAGCTCCAGCCTGCGTCTCTTCAGCTCCTGAAGTGTCTGTGCGGAACTCTGCGACGTCAAACAAATGCTGTCATTTATCTAAACCGCTTCGGTCGGTGTGCTCAGAAATCCAGCTTCTTTACCTTCAGGAAGGGTTCtaactgctgctggagctccggATCTCCTTGGACTTTCTCCTCCAGGGATTTAATGCGAACGTACAGGGAGGAAAACTCCAACTCGATGTTTTCCACGGAGATTCTTCAgacaaaaaacccccaaaacagcaGTGGCATTTGATTATATTCACAACACTGAGTCTAAGGCTGAGTGTGAtgggctgggggtggggtgtaACTTTGCTCCATGATGCAGAAGCTGCAGTGGCTCAACTAAGAAGTGACCTTGTGAAGCACCGTCTGGATTCTGGATCTCACTACTGGCATAAGCTGCAGTAATGTAGCAACTGGTGTTATTTCTAAACATGGAAGTCCTGATGTCAACAC is a window from the Takifugu rubripes chromosome 17, fTakRub1.2, whole genome shotgun sequence genome containing:
- the fhdc1 gene encoding FH2 domain-containing protein 1 isoform X2, which translates into the protein MNVGIFLKQFKKSNRSIVEDIRRGDGKIYGAELLKDLLKLLPISEEIKKLQEFKGDPDKLTLVDSFMYLLIQVPRFEVRIEAMVLREEIFPLCAVMSREIDVVRVATKELMSCEELHAILHLVLQAGNIMNAGGYAGNAVGFKLSSLLSLADTKANKPGMNLLHFVAMEAKKKDEKLLKFPEELQDVQSAARISVENIELEFSSLYVRIKSLEEKVQGDPELQQQLEPFLKSSAQTLQELKRRRLELRKEGNALIDFFCEDKDTFKLDECFRIFQDFCIKFKKAVKDNMERELKEAARQRRLRELEEKRFAWSGVDQSGVFGRSSSENDVEMLTKECLLDFLQQRSQSPKRPLGRSASARRHRHTMNSVADRELQGYLELFGRAENPANCSKFNSLPRSGRTVQRNTMSWISAQDDNRELGYNRQLTSPHAETEPISPLAKFSSSGINDDPYNNNNASYLSLSEASALHTSFFVFQKSENLPNTTSTMNVSIERHTLVPSPQAFELLSPNNNSNHMHFVNQGDVVVTDLDGERQSFPVGLESLDNKVLGRGVDQKACGGKMGRLNHAGVFPDREKEEDSTISSTTCDTSLPLDTAVSNKKPGFCIVDCTETDCSVTLDYSDVESSSLTKEGLLRTDCSKDKPDPNSLSSNLECMSPNDQSVSTSELSAPKSVDVACMTQSPVTDEWETESCDTTEGKPVMEKEGSSTKTALAKNNPNKMSRGRVVRTLNSSESQGMRKVVPITKLARAGSGKEARGLRWCGVTTAS